The following proteins are encoded in a genomic region of Sorangiineae bacterium MSr12523:
- a CDS encoding saccharopine dehydrogenase NADP-binding domain-containing protein, whose amino-acid sequence MTIAVLGAYGDVGREATRQLLGRAPLRLGGRDVAAAHRFAAQLPAADLACRAVDFRDRASLRAFVDGARVVLNCAGPSHAIGDAVALEALRAGADYVDVAGDDALHRKLDAEAFARAKRTAVLSCGLQPGLTGLLPRWLAQQAFDEVHHLVSYFGVFDQFTEVAADDYLQGAEDGLSEPLAAWRQGRRRSRVSMRQQGVHVPFFPGCATVLPFLDAEGERLARALRLERGDWHTVLVGEQVRSAFDRVRTLDRGQAIALLRRASLLDLAGREPYVLLLVQLEGMHRGSAMVRTMMVRAHGNAAVTGAMAALGVLAVAEGEVPAGCHFAADVLPPAATVARLRESGALGAFELLDGAVDARAEREEGTL is encoded by the coding sequence ATGACCATCGCGGTGCTCGGCGCCTATGGCGACGTCGGGCGTGAGGCCACGCGGCAACTGCTCGGGCGCGCGCCGCTGCGTCTCGGGGGTCGCGACGTGGCCGCCGCCCACCGATTCGCCGCGCAGTTGCCCGCGGCGGATCTCGCGTGCCGTGCGGTGGACTTTCGCGATCGGGCCTCGCTGCGCGCGTTCGTGGACGGAGCTCGCGTCGTGCTCAACTGCGCGGGGCCTTCGCATGCGATCGGGGATGCGGTGGCCCTGGAGGCCTTGCGGGCCGGCGCCGACTACGTCGATGTCGCGGGCGACGATGCGCTGCATCGCAAGCTCGACGCGGAGGCGTTCGCCCGCGCCAAGCGCACGGCGGTGCTTTCCTGCGGATTGCAGCCGGGGTTGACGGGCCTTTTGCCGCGCTGGTTGGCGCAGCAGGCCTTCGACGAGGTTCATCATCTGGTGAGCTACTTCGGGGTGTTCGATCAATTCACCGAGGTGGCGGCGGACGATTATCTCCAAGGTGCCGAGGATGGCCTGAGCGAGCCTCTTGCGGCATGGCGACAGGGGCGCCGCCGTTCGCGCGTGTCCATGCGCCAGCAAGGTGTGCACGTGCCGTTCTTCCCGGGATGTGCGACCGTGCTCCCGTTTCTCGATGCGGAGGGTGAGCGTCTGGCGCGTGCACTCCGGCTCGAACGCGGTGACTGGCACACGGTGCTCGTGGGCGAGCAGGTTCGCAGCGCATTCGATCGCGTGCGAACGCTCGACCGAGGCCAGGCCATTGCGCTGCTGCGCCGGGCCAGCTTGCTCGATCTGGCGGGCCGAGAGCCATACGTGTTGCTGCTGGTGCAGCTCGAAGGGATGCATCGAGGTTCGGCCATGGTGCGCACGATGATGGTGCGCGCGCACGGCAACGCGGCCGTGACAGGGGCCATGGCCGCGCTTGGCGTGCTCGCTGTGGCCGAGGGCGAGGTCCCGGCAGGGTGCCACTTCGCGGCGGACGTGCTTCCCCCGGCCGCGACGGTGGCGCGGCTGCGCGAGAGCGGTGCGCTGGGGGCTTTCGAGTTGCTCGACGGTGCCGTGGACGCGCGGGCCGAACGCGAGGAGGGCACCCTGTGA
- a CDS encoding cytochrome P450, producing MTDSPRPYPFNDFDGIDLASAYREAQQTPGLVKVQLPLGEPAWLATRYEDVRLVLSDRRFSRSIALTREDAPRIMPRIAEGIVTMDPPALTRLRHLAVQAFTPRRVEALRPHVRSLAHRLIDEMEAKGPPADLVEHYALPIPMSVICELLGVPLADQARFKEWNDSLLSTNTLSAEQVMQNMGELSRYILELVALRRREPRDDLMTALLEAHDVDDRLNERELVLLCIAILVAGYEATSSQIPNFIVTLLKHPEQLARLRANPERVGDAVEELLRYIPLASAAMFCHYATEDVCVGGAVVRMGEPVFASVGAANRDAEKFAAPDELNLCRDAHAHMAFGHGMHHCIGAALARVELQEALAALVVRWPNLRLHEDVRWKAATFFRGPHTMLVSW from the coding sequence ATGACGGACTCTCCCCGACCGTATCCGTTCAACGACTTCGACGGCATCGACCTCGCGTCTGCGTATCGCGAGGCGCAGCAGACGCCGGGCCTGGTCAAAGTGCAGCTTCCCCTCGGCGAGCCCGCATGGCTGGCCACCCGCTACGAGGACGTTCGCCTCGTGCTCTCGGACCGACGTTTCAGCCGCTCGATCGCCCTCACGCGCGAGGACGCACCGCGGATCATGCCCCGCATCGCGGAAGGCATCGTCACCATGGACCCACCGGCCCTCACGCGGCTTCGCCATCTCGCCGTGCAGGCTTTCACGCCACGCAGGGTCGAGGCCCTGCGCCCGCACGTGCGCTCGCTCGCGCACCGCCTGATCGACGAAATGGAAGCCAAAGGCCCGCCCGCAGACCTGGTCGAGCACTACGCGCTGCCCATTCCCATGTCCGTGATCTGCGAGCTCCTCGGCGTTCCGCTGGCCGATCAAGCCCGCTTCAAAGAGTGGAACGACTCTTTGCTCTCGACGAACACGCTCAGCGCCGAGCAAGTCATGCAGAACATGGGCGAGCTCTCACGCTACATCCTCGAGCTCGTCGCACTGCGGCGCCGCGAGCCGCGCGATGACCTCATGACGGCGCTGCTCGAGGCCCACGACGTGGACGATCGCCTGAACGAGCGCGAACTCGTGCTGCTTTGCATTGCCATTTTGGTGGCGGGCTACGAGGCGACGTCGTCGCAAATTCCCAATTTCATCGTCACCTTGTTGAAGCACCCCGAGCAACTCGCGCGTCTTCGGGCGAACCCCGAGCGCGTGGGCGACGCCGTCGAAGAGCTGCTTCGATACATCCCGCTGGCCTCCGCCGCCATGTTTTGCCACTACGCGACGGAAGACGTCTGCGTCGGCGGTGCGGTGGTGCGCATGGGCGAACCGGTATTTGCGTCGGTGGGCGCCGCCAACCGCGATGCGGAAAAATTTGCCGCGCCGGACGAGTTGAACCTGTGCCGCGACGCGCACGCCCATATGGCATTTGGCCACGGGATGCACCATTGCATCGGCGCCGCCCTGGCGCGGGTCGAGCTGCAGGAGGCGCTGGCCGCCCTGGTCGTTCGCTGGCCGAATCTTCGGCTGCACGAGGACGTCCGGTGGAAGGCGGCGACCTTCTTCCGAGGCCCGCACACCATGTTGGTGAGCTGGTGA
- a CDS encoding methyltransferase domain-containing protein, which yields MNIGEQLERGISVLVETPLGYDELLACTRIARRTGASLRVATHVERTPSARRFVAAARGLQAPIRGVSAACASGDLYAVLALSSRALGGVRPWRFARGAHVISGCLAGVPIVLRVGPEESFALTVDHDAGELTYTPVHGEALDPEPRADAAEMQHQLVLAQIHESIVRAPVAALPAHPDPTETHEAALRSLGAAEVESLPDALGRLEAISRRALSELLREHGARTEHGVLCNEAALLAALGAAPRHVWLIRRWLLALNRAGWPPPGREPTDPTEMRDAYAALGFPPAMAELHIAALRALPQLVSDQTTLPRLLDSSTTSALAAYQSNVFTAYLGAACDHLAERRGRVLEVRRGALDLNADFAAQGIAPQSVDLVIACNLLHNAEHVGRTLRRMRRALVPGGWLVFTDSTHENDAMLSAILFLLSPPPGAPPVGTEDRRAGTGSPFVDIDGWRAELFAAGFVPQFELPPTNSPLAAAGQRLFFAVAP from the coding sequence GTGAACATTGGCGAGCAGCTCGAACGAGGGATCTCCGTGCTCGTCGAGACACCGCTTGGGTACGACGAGCTTCTCGCGTGCACGCGCATCGCGCGTCGCACGGGAGCGTCGTTGCGCGTGGCCACGCATGTGGAGCGAACGCCGTCGGCGCGGCGGTTCGTGGCCGCGGCAAGAGGCCTGCAGGCGCCGATTCGAGGCGTGAGCGCAGCGTGCGCCAGCGGCGATCTCTACGCGGTGCTGGCGCTTTCGAGTCGCGCGCTCGGTGGTGTTCGACCGTGGCGCTTCGCGCGAGGCGCGCACGTGATCTCGGGATGCCTTGCCGGCGTGCCGATCGTCCTGCGTGTGGGCCCTGAGGAGTCCTTCGCGCTAACCGTCGACCACGATGCCGGCGAGCTGACCTACACGCCCGTGCACGGCGAGGCGTTGGACCCCGAGCCTCGGGCCGACGCGGCGGAGATGCAGCACCAGCTCGTCTTGGCGCAGATTCATGAATCCATCGTGCGTGCACCCGTGGCGGCGCTTCCCGCGCATCCCGATCCGACGGAGACACACGAAGCCGCGCTCCGCTCGCTCGGAGCCGCTGAAGTGGAATCGCTTCCCGATGCGTTGGGCCGGCTCGAGGCCATCAGCCGCCGCGCTCTCTCGGAGCTGCTTCGCGAGCACGGCGCCCGCACCGAGCATGGTGTCCTTTGCAACGAAGCCGCGCTCCTCGCCGCACTCGGCGCAGCTCCGCGCCACGTATGGCTCATCCGCCGTTGGCTACTCGCCCTGAACCGCGCCGGCTGGCCGCCCCCCGGCCGCGAGCCCACCGACCCCACCGAAATGCGCGACGCCTACGCGGCATTGGGCTTCCCACCCGCGATGGCCGAACTGCACATCGCCGCATTGCGCGCATTGCCGCAGCTCGTATCCGACCAAACCACCTTGCCCCGCTTGCTCGACTCGAGCACGACGAGCGCGCTCGCCGCGTATCAGAGCAACGTCTTCACGGCGTACCTCGGTGCGGCGTGTGACCACCTGGCGGAACGTCGCGGTCGCGTGCTCGAGGTGCGGCGTGGGGCGTTGGATCTCAATGCCGATTTCGCCGCGCAAGGCATCGCGCCCCAATCCGTCGATCTCGTGATTGCCTGCAACCTCCTTCACAACGCCGAGCACGTCGGCCGGACCTTGCGTCGCATGAGGCGCGCCCTGGTGCCGGGCGGATGGCTCGTCTTCACCGACTCGACGCACGAGAACGACGCCATGCTCAGCGCCATCCTGTTTCTCCTGTCGCCACCACCGGGCGCACCGCCCGTGGGCACCGAAGATCGCCGCGCAGGCACAGGCTCACCCTTCGTCGACATCGACGGTTGGCGCGCGGAATTGTTCGCCGCCGGCTTCGTGCCCCAATTCGAACTCCCCCCTACGAATTCGCCCCTGGCCGCCGCCGGTCAGCGCCTGTTCTTCGCGGTAGCACCATGA
- a CDS encoding amino acid adenylation domain-containing protein — protein sequence MKELSAMAAAAIVRELKTLGVELWTDAGQLRFRAPKGVLSEDRVALLRAHKAEILDLLAAESLQRVSADPSARHEPFPLTDVQTAYWLGRQDSFGFGGVACHGYLELHYPQVEPGRLADAWNRLIERHDMLRAVVEADGYQRVLPEVPRYRIQVEDLRESSSNRAETALTAIRAAMDHRMHAPATWPLFELRQTRTREGDIVHFSMDALIADWASAEVLFAELDQILDGAGDDLPPLQIQFRDYLLAERRLRDTARYQRDRDHWLARVPQLPPAPELPVVTCTGSSEVRFQRHRRRVDMPHWEQLRRRAGEHGITPSVAVLAAYVAVLQRWARRPSFSVNLTVLNRLPLHPDVERLVGDFTSVSLLAVEPSAGRRFHEQAARLGGQLFEDMDHRLFSGVEVLREVARQRGREAALSPVVFTSAIGLARKRAARFGYGITQTPQVTLDCQVQDDAHGLQIHWDVRQGVYPDGLVEDMLEAMHALLLRLAEDEGAWDAVDPVALPAWQIGERERVNQTAGPVPDSQLHRAAVERASTSPDAVAVIGHRGSLTYRELMLRAAAVAMALREGGCAPGECVAIVMQKGLEQVIAVLGVLLAGGVYLPLDSTQPRLRRDKLLANAKVAHVLSQSWVAANAALPPSVRAIDVDTLPPADRLPEVAWVDPDAMAYVIYTSGSTGDPKGVMISHRAALNTLEDMQRRFPITSADRVLGLAQLGFDLSVYDIFATLAAGAALVLPDPERSADPSHWAALVAQHGVTVWNSVPAQMQMLASYLPTEPVQIGSLRLALLSGDWIPLSLPEQIRQFVPALRLIGLGGATEASIWSNYHAIEQVDPSWRSIPYGVPLTNQAFRILDDALRDVPVWGTGNLYIAGLGLASGYLGDPQLTSERFFEHPVDGQRLYRTGDLARYLPGGIVEFLGREDNQIKLRGHRIELGEIEAALLAHPAVGAAAACVVESEHEGRSLSAFVEARRGSVDREELAARHARLRSAAVRFADRPDLEAVQVPAYLSALRDASLASMLAVLPHDHTAEEMFAALRVAERHRWLVRQWLHMLTESGWLSFESSSARYHHLRPIDANRVREAWQRVQQLASDTGLCTPAFVQYHLAHVERLHALLEDRQNPFELLFPEGRQEIALALYRDDAIARYNNHAVAAVINRIAASSPSGTKLRVLELGAGTGATSGVVLPLLEGYDVDYVFTDQTAFFLADAGRRFAEYPCLRTGLLDLDQDYRAQGYAPNSADVVLCAGMLNSTRNVEAAVAAALELLAPGGWLVFTEPTADHAHILLTQGFMMEPEDGDREHGTSKFRSTRAWRALIERHGGELAVCLPADEHPFSAYGMHAFAAQFKSDRQSIRPDGLAPFLAERLPGHMIPSHVQIVDALPLTANGKVDRKKLALLRPASLHASSADGQETDLDELELRLCALWANALGIAKIGRDDNFYQRGADSLILARVAGRLREEIPEAASLAYDTLLRQMLNEPTVQALGRMLRREKETKTTAPSSDAERGIPARREGSNSLLVSFGGAGEGPVRVMFHAALGTMDYFQHLGRALAAQNLGPVIGVAVADAEQYVATPPRELIDRVADDYAQRLADEGFKEFQLIGYCLGGLLAIEVARRLLERGLSVLDLTLVDSIPMFIETDEELAFEAIFVPNLQLDPVAAVFGPEVEAADVYRAIEKLMVDYDRNVPAGAMAKLAGDAGLESVAAAVRRQSARPQEERLAAYAHAAAAHAGVPIGPELVPSLFRVCRHSMRAARFDPPPYVGDMTYLRCMEQQSFGITAGVGHLAAPFWEQTCLGQFRLIDVPGNHFSVIEPPLVERVAEHLAASLRGARR from the coding sequence GTGAAGGAGCTTTCTGCCATGGCCGCTGCCGCCATCGTTCGTGAATTGAAGACCCTCGGCGTCGAGCTCTGGACCGACGCCGGGCAACTCCGCTTCCGCGCACCCAAGGGCGTGCTGTCCGAGGACAGGGTCGCCCTGCTCCGCGCGCACAAGGCCGAGATTCTCGACTTGCTCGCCGCCGAGTCGCTGCAGCGTGTTTCGGCCGATCCGAGCGCACGCCACGAGCCGTTTCCGCTGACCGACGTGCAAACCGCTTATTGGCTCGGGCGCCAGGACTCGTTTGGATTCGGCGGTGTGGCTTGCCATGGCTACCTCGAGCTTCACTACCCGCAGGTGGAACCGGGGCGCCTCGCCGACGCGTGGAATCGGCTGATCGAGCGGCATGACATGCTGCGCGCCGTGGTGGAGGCCGACGGGTACCAGCGCGTGTTGCCCGAGGTTCCGCGCTACCGCATCCAGGTCGAGGATCTGCGCGAATCCTCTTCGAATCGGGCGGAAACCGCACTCACCGCCATCCGTGCGGCCATGGATCATCGCATGCACGCGCCGGCGACGTGGCCGCTGTTCGAGTTGCGGCAGACGCGCACGCGGGAAGGGGACATCGTCCATTTCTCCATGGACGCGCTCATCGCCGATTGGGCGAGCGCCGAGGTGCTCTTCGCGGAGCTGGACCAGATCCTCGACGGCGCCGGCGACGATCTGCCGCCGCTGCAGATTCAATTTCGCGACTACCTGCTCGCGGAACGGCGCCTGCGCGATACAGCCCGCTACCAGCGCGATCGCGACCATTGGCTGGCGCGCGTGCCGCAGCTGCCTCCCGCACCGGAGCTGCCCGTTGTTACCTGTACCGGCTCGAGCGAGGTGCGCTTCCAGCGGCATCGCCGCCGGGTCGACATGCCGCACTGGGAGCAGTTGCGTCGCCGCGCCGGCGAGCATGGCATCACGCCGTCGGTCGCGGTGCTCGCGGCGTACGTGGCGGTGCTGCAGCGATGGGCGCGGCGCCCGAGCTTCTCCGTCAACCTCACGGTCCTCAATCGGTTGCCGCTCCACCCCGATGTCGAGCGCCTGGTGGGCGATTTCACCTCGGTGAGCCTCTTGGCCGTCGAACCATCCGCGGGCCGGCGCTTTCACGAGCAGGCGGCGCGCCTCGGCGGGCAGCTGTTCGAAGACATGGACCATCGCCTCTTCTCCGGCGTCGAAGTCCTGCGCGAGGTCGCACGGCAGCGCGGGCGCGAAGCGGCCCTCTCGCCCGTGGTCTTCACCAGCGCCATTGGTCTCGCGCGCAAGCGTGCGGCGCGTTTTGGTTACGGCATCACGCAAACCCCGCAGGTCACCTTGGACTGCCAGGTCCAAGACGATGCCCACGGTTTGCAAATCCATTGGGACGTGCGCCAGGGCGTCTACCCCGACGGTCTCGTGGAGGACATGCTCGAGGCCATGCATGCCCTTCTCCTTCGCCTTGCGGAGGACGAAGGCGCCTGGGATGCGGTCGACCCCGTCGCATTGCCCGCATGGCAAATCGGCGAACGCGAACGCGTGAACCAAACCGCGGGACCCGTGCCGGACTCGCAACTTCACCGGGCGGCCGTCGAGCGGGCGAGCACGTCCCCCGACGCGGTCGCGGTCATCGGCCATCGTGGCTCGCTGACGTACCGCGAGCTGATGCTGCGCGCTGCCGCCGTGGCCATGGCGCTGCGTGAGGGAGGCTGTGCGCCCGGCGAATGCGTCGCCATCGTCATGCAAAAGGGCCTGGAGCAGGTGATTGCCGTGCTGGGCGTCCTGCTCGCCGGCGGTGTGTACCTGCCATTGGACAGCACGCAGCCGCGGCTTCGCCGTGACAAGTTGCTCGCGAACGCCAAGGTCGCTCACGTGCTGAGTCAGTCGTGGGTGGCCGCGAACGCCGCCCTCCCACCCTCCGTCCGCGCGATCGACGTGGACACGCTGCCGCCGGCCGATCGCCTTCCCGAGGTCGCGTGGGTTGACCCTGACGCGATGGCCTACGTGATCTACACCTCGGGCTCCACGGGGGATCCCAAGGGCGTGATGATCTCGCATCGTGCGGCGCTCAACACGCTCGAGGACATGCAGCGCCGTTTCCCGATCACCTCCGCCGATCGCGTGCTCGGCCTGGCGCAGCTCGGGTTCGACTTGTCGGTGTATGACATTTTCGCGACCTTGGCCGCGGGGGCGGCCTTGGTGTTGCCCGACCCGGAGCGCTCGGCCGATCCTTCGCATTGGGCCGCACTCGTCGCGCAGCATGGCGTCACCGTGTGGAACTCCGTTCCTGCGCAAATGCAGATGCTCGCGAGCTACCTGCCCACGGAGCCCGTGCAGATTGGGTCGTTGCGGCTTGCCCTCCTGTCCGGCGATTGGATTCCCCTTTCGCTGCCGGAGCAAATTCGCCAATTCGTTCCGGCGTTGCGTTTGATCGGATTGGGCGGCGCGACCGAAGCCTCCATCTGGTCGAATTATCATGCCATCGAGCAGGTCGATCCGTCGTGGCGAAGCATTCCCTACGGCGTGCCGCTGACCAACCAGGCATTCCGCATATTGGACGATGCCCTTCGCGATGTGCCGGTGTGGGGGACCGGCAATCTGTACATCGCCGGCCTCGGGCTCGCATCGGGGTACCTCGGGGATCCGCAGCTCACGTCCGAGCGCTTCTTCGAGCACCCCGTGGACGGTCAGCGCCTTTATCGGACGGGCGATCTCGCGCGTTACCTTCCCGGGGGCATCGTCGAGTTTCTCGGTCGCGAGGATAACCAGATCAAGCTTCGCGGACACCGCATCGAGCTTGGCGAGATCGAGGCCGCCTTGCTCGCGCACCCCGCCGTCGGTGCCGCGGCCGCATGCGTCGTGGAGAGCGAACACGAAGGCCGCAGCCTGAGCGCATTCGTGGAGGCGCGACGCGGCTCCGTCGATCGAGAGGAGCTCGCAGCGCGACACGCGCGTCTGCGCTCGGCGGCCGTGCGCTTCGCCGACCGACCCGATCTCGAGGCCGTGCAGGTGCCGGCCTATCTATCCGCCCTCCGCGACGCCTCCCTCGCGTCGATGCTCGCGGTCTTGCCCCACGACCATACCGCGGAGGAGATGTTCGCGGCATTGCGTGTTGCCGAGCGGCATCGTTGGCTCGTCCGGCAGTGGCTGCACATGCTGACCGAATCGGGATGGCTCTCCTTCGAATCGTCGAGTGCTCGGTATCATCACCTGCGGCCGATCGATGCGAACCGTGTGCGGGAGGCATGGCAGCGCGTCCAGCAGCTGGCCTCCGACACGGGGCTGTGCACGCCGGCATTCGTGCAGTACCACCTGGCGCACGTGGAGCGGCTGCACGCGCTCTTGGAGGATCGGCAGAACCCCTTCGAGCTGCTGTTCCCCGAAGGGCGCCAGGAAATTGCCCTCGCGTTGTACCGCGATGATGCCATCGCGCGATACAACAACCACGCCGTTGCGGCGGTGATCAACCGGATCGCCGCGTCGAGCCCGAGTGGCACGAAGCTGCGCGTGCTCGAGCTGGGCGCAGGCACCGGTGCCACGAGCGGCGTGGTGCTGCCGCTGCTCGAGGGCTACGACGTCGACTACGTCTTCACCGATCAGACGGCGTTCTTTCTTGCCGATGCAGGGCGGCGCTTCGCCGAGTACCCCTGCCTGCGAACGGGGCTGCTCGACCTCGATCAAGATTACCGCGCGCAGGGCTACGCGCCCAATTCGGCCGATGTGGTGCTGTGCGCGGGGATGCTCAACAGCACCCGCAACGTCGAAGCCGCGGTGGCGGCAGCCCTCGAGCTTCTCGCCCCGGGCGGCTGGTTGGTCTTCACGGAGCCGACGGCCGATCACGCGCACATTTTGCTCACGCAAGGCTTCATGATGGAGCCGGAGGACGGAGACCGAGAGCACGGCACGAGCAAGTTCCGCTCGACGCGCGCATGGCGGGCGTTGATCGAGCGGCACGGTGGCGAGCTGGCCGTTTGCCTGCCCGCGGACGAGCACCCGTTCTCTGCGTACGGGATGCATGCGTTCGCGGCGCAATTCAAGAGCGACCGGCAGTCGATTCGCCCCGACGGTCTCGCTCCATTTTTGGCGGAGCGGCTGCCCGGGCACATGATTCCCTCGCACGTCCAGATCGTCGACGCGTTGCCGCTGACGGCGAATGGCAAGGTCGACCGAAAGAAGCTCGCGTTGCTTCGCCCGGCATCGCTGCACGCCTCCTCGGCCGATGGCCAGGAGACGGACTTGGACGAGCTCGAGCTTCGCCTGTGTGCCCTTTGGGCCAATGCGCTGGGGATCGCGAAGATCGGTCGCGATGACAATTTCTACCAGCGCGGGGCGGACTCGCTGATCCTCGCCCGTGTCGCGGGGCGCCTTCGCGAAGAGATCCCCGAGGCAGCATCGCTGGCGTACGACACGCTGCTGCGTCAGATGCTCAACGAGCCCACGGTGCAGGCGTTGGGGCGCATGCTTCGCCGCGAAAAGGAAACCAAGACGACGGCGCCCTCGAGCGACGCCGAGCGAGGGATCCCGGCGCGTCGCGAAGGGAGCAACTCCCTGCTCGTCTCCTTTGGCGGGGCAGGGGAGGGACCCGTGCGCGTGATGTTCCACGCCGCGCTGGGCACCATGGATTACTTCCAGCACCTGGGCCGGGCTTTGGCCGCGCAGAACCTGGGGCCCGTGATCGGTGTGGCCGTGGCCGATGCCGAGCAATACGTCGCGACGCCTCCGCGCGAGCTGATCGATCGCGTGGCCGATGACTATGCGCAGCGTCTCGCGGACGAGGGGTTCAAGGAATTTCAGCTCATTGGGTATTGCCTCGGCGGTCTGCTGGCCATCGAGGTGGCGCGGCGTCTGCTCGAGCGCGGTCTGTCCGTGTTGGATCTGACCCTCGTCGACAGCATTCCCATGTTCATCGAGACGGACGAAGAGCTGGCCTTCGAGGCGATCTTCGTTCCCAACCTGCAACTCGATCCGGTGGCGGCCGTCTTTGGGCCCGAGGTGGAGGCCGCGGATGTTTACCGCGCCATCGAGAAGCTCATGGTCGACTACGACCGCAACGTTCCCGCGGGCGCGATGGCGAAGCTCGCCGGCGACGCAGGGCTCGAATCCGTGGCTGCGGCCGTGCGCCGGCAATCCGCGCGGCCGCAGGAGGAGCGGCTGGCCGCGTACGCACACGCGGCGGCGGCGCACGCGGGGGTTCCCATCGGGCCGGAATTGGTGCCCTCGCTCTTTCGCGTGTGCAGGCACAGCATGCGCGCCGCACGCTTCGACCCACCGCCGTACGTGGGCGACATGACGTACCTGCGCTGCATGGAGCAGCAGTCCTTCGGCATCACCGCCGGGGTCGGGCACCTGGCGGCGCCCTTCTGGGAGCAGACGTGCTTGGGCCAGTTCCGGCTCATCGATGTACCGGGCAACCATTTCAGCGTGATCGAGCCGCCGCTCGTGGAGCGCGTCGCCGAGCATCTTGCCGCGTCGTTGCGCGGGGCGCGGCGATGA
- a CDS encoding class I SAM-dependent methyltransferase, whose translation MSPEFSASLAAWCRTLDPPAARMVIFSSPDGFGGIAARAAQACGLGVEHAPTPIHPARALAFLERTKADCAVLPVALLRALLACDALALVDLSTLRRIFYEAPADAMLDATEVKAARRLLGAEFAGFVADLEPAAPIVAEAKALLEQDFAHLDFTKALHTLDALSHTALLSMLHGLSRSGLFSNPEARHTEDEILRTAQVADAHRPLIRRWLRVLTEQGLLLRTGDAFHTAIAPLTYAEPTLERAWAELEADWRLAMGSAGTIAYARRNAERLPELLRGEQKAVHLLFPEGRTDLARALYRESVAARYQHHAVRALVGRVAAHWHAPRPLRILEVGAGTGATSELLLPALAGRDVDYLYTDVSAFFLNEAAERLRAYPFVRFDRYDIDVAPRAQGFAPHAFDVVIGGGVLNAARDTDASIRGLTQLLQSEGWLVLTEPTREEFWVLASQAFMLGESSDGRASTDTTFLSLPQWNAVLDRAGLCRVLGLPEEGHPLHRLGHRVFVARPRQ comes from the coding sequence ATGAGTCCCGAATTTTCCGCGTCGCTCGCCGCGTGGTGCCGCACCCTCGACCCGCCCGCCGCACGCATGGTCATTTTCTCGTCGCCCGACGGCTTTGGCGGCATCGCTGCCCGCGCCGCCCAAGCCTGCGGTCTCGGGGTGGAACATGCACCGACGCCGATCCATCCCGCCAGGGCCTTGGCCTTTCTCGAGCGCACGAAAGCCGATTGCGCAGTCCTTCCCGTGGCCTTGCTGCGCGCGTTGCTGGCCTGCGATGCCCTCGCGCTGGTCGATCTGTCCACCCTGCGACGCATCTTCTACGAAGCCCCCGCCGACGCGATGCTCGACGCCACGGAGGTCAAGGCCGCGCGACGCCTCCTTGGGGCGGAGTTCGCAGGCTTCGTGGCCGATCTCGAGCCTGCGGCACCCATCGTCGCCGAAGCCAAGGCGCTCTTGGAACAGGACTTTGCCCACCTCGATTTCACCAAGGCCCTCCACACCCTCGACGCCTTGAGCCACACCGCGCTCCTGTCGATGCTGCATGGCCTCTCACGCAGCGGCCTATTCTCCAACCCCGAGGCTCGACACACCGAGGACGAAATCCTTCGCACCGCACAGGTCGCCGATGCGCATCGACCCTTGATTCGCCGCTGGCTGCGCGTCCTCACCGAGCAAGGCCTCCTGCTCCGCACCGGTGATGCCTTCCACACCGCGATCGCGCCCTTGACCTACGCCGAGCCCACGCTGGAACGCGCGTGGGCCGAACTCGAAGCCGATTGGCGCCTCGCCATGGGCTCCGCCGGCACCATCGCCTATGCACGCCGCAACGCAGAGAGGCTGCCCGAGCTCCTTCGCGGCGAGCAAAAAGCCGTGCACCTCCTGTTCCCCGAAGGACGAACCGACCTTGCACGCGCGCTTTACCGCGAAAGCGTAGCCGCCCGCTACCAACACCACGCCGTGCGTGCGCTGGTCGGTCGCGTGGCGGCGCATTGGCACGCGCCAAGGCCGCTGCGCATCCTGGAGGTGGGGGCCGGCACCGGCGCGACGTCGGAGCTCCTTTTGCCCGCGCTCGCAGGTCGCGACGTGGACTACCTTTACACGGACGTCTCCGCGTTCTTCTTGAACGAGGCCGCCGAGCGCCTGCGCGCGTATCCCTTCGTCCGATTCGATCGCTACGACATCGACGTCGCGCCCCGCGCGCAAGGATTCGCCCCCCACGCATTCGACGTCGTGATCGGCGGAGGTGTGCTCAACGCTGCCCGCGACACGGACGCCTCGATCCGCGGATTGACCCAATTGCTGCAAAGCGAAGGCTGGCTGGTCCTAACGGAGCCGACCCGCGAAGAATTCTGGGTGCTCGCATCCCAAGCCTTCATGCTCGGTGAATCGAGCGACGGACGCGCGTCGACCGACACGACGTTTCTATCGCTCCCGCAGTGGAACGCGGTGCTGGACCGAGCCGGCTTGTGCCGGGTGCTCGGCCTCCCCGAAGAGGGCCACCCGCTGCATCGACTTGGCCATCGCGTCTTCGTGGCGCGCCCCAGGCAATGA